The region GATCTTTCAAGTGTCAAAGAGTTCCTGGGCGGAGACGCCTTGCTGAAGACCGATCGCGCACTGGAAAAGCCACTGGCAGGTGTTTATCAGCGCGGGCCGCTGTATCTGCGAGGCTTTCAGCGGTTGAGTTCACTCGCTTTTGGTTTACCTGCTGGCCGGATCTTTACCAAATTTGTCGCGCTTCCGTATGGCGGTGCGTACGTGATCCTCGAAGGCTTGCAGCATCTCATCGGGCCGATTGTCGAATGGCTGACGGAACATCACCTGCATCTGGCGACGCTGGAAAGTGTGGTTGTCTGCGGCACGTTTCTCCTGGCACTGATTCATGTCCCGACCTTTCGACAGAAACTGTGGAGCCTGACCGAATCGACCTGGAAATTTCTGCGAGCCGTGGCTTATGACATTCCCCATTGGCTGCTGAAGCAGAAGCTCGTGCAGGCTTTCTTACGCAGCTTACCAGTGAAGATCATCCGCCGGTACCTGTGGACTCCAGCCCTGGTGACGATGGCCATCTGGCTGGCTGTATGGGCCAGTGGCCAATTGCCTCAGCGATGGAACTGGATGGCCATGGGGACATTCGTGCTGAGCCTGTTGCTGCTCAACTCGCGAATGGGACGCGACACCGAAGAACTCGTGACCGAATGGGCTTCCGAGATCTGGCATCAGTTCCGTGTTCGCGTGGTCGTGGCGCTGTTTTCATTTATTCTCGATATGTTTCGTCGTCTGATGGATCTGATCGAACGTGTGCTCTACACCGTCGATGAATGGCTGCGATTCCGCTCGGGAGAATCAGCCATTTCGCTGAGCTTCAAGGCCGTATTGGGAGCCTTCTGGGGAATTGTCGCTTCTGTCGTCAGGTTCTGCGTTACCCTTTTGATTGAGCCACAGGTCAACCCCATCAAGCACTTTCCTGTGGTGACGGTTTCTCACAAGCTGCTGTTGCCACTCGCTATTCCCCTGACGAAGTGGAGTGCTCCGCTGTTATCGCCCATTTTTTCAGCGTTTATCGGTCATCGATTCGGTCATTGGCTGGCCAACGCGATGGGGACCATCATCATCACCTGCATCCCGGGTATGTTTGGCTTTCTGGTCTGGGAACTCAAAGAGAACTGGCGACTCTACAAAGCCAATCGCAGGAAGGATGTCGGGCCAGCCATTATCGGACATCATGGCGAGACCATGCTCCGGCTGCTCAAGCCCGGCTTTCACTCCGGAACAATCCCCAAGCTTTTTGCACGCCGTCGCAAAGCCGCCCGGCTCGATAAACCGGAAGATCGCCTGCGCAAGCTGGCTCGTACAGAAACTCAACTCGAGCAACTGATCGAGTCGCTCCAGCACTTTATTGAGCGCGACCTCTTGCGGTTTCTGGAGGCTTCCGAGCTCTGGACACGACCGGCGCCAGAAATCAGATCGATGTCGATTGCGACCAATCGAATCGTTATTCAGCTCAGTGATCCTCAACCTAGTGATCGTCAACTCAGTGATTCTGAATCTCTCGATGAAGATGCCGAACTGGAATTTGCCGAACAATCCGGGCTGATTGTGGCTGGCTGGAGAAAATCGGGCTGGATTCAACATCTTCCCGAGGCAGAGCGCCAAGTCTTACGACTGGCTCTGTTGGGCTTTTACAAATCCGGCACTGTGACTGTCATCCGCGAACAGATTGAAGCCAGGCTGTGCGATCACAATCGACGTTACGATATTGGTACGGAAGGGATCATTTTGTGGCCTGATCCCAGCTATTGCGAAGAAGTGATCTATTCACTGAGTGATCAGCCCATAATTCACCCGCGTCCTCGCACCCTGGCGAAAGCGAATGGCCTGGAATCCATTCGCCGTGATGAAGTCCTTTATCAGGATCAGACTCTTGAATGGGATGCGTGGGTCGCTGCCTGGGAATGCCAGAAGCCCGCTGAATTAATGACTGATGGAGGACAACCTCGATTGTTGCCCTCCATCATGGTCTTCCCGACAGAAGATCAACCGGCTGAAAATCAGGCCGCTGCAACTGAAGGCTGAGCCTGCGGGACTCGCCAGTAGACGCCGGTCCCATCAATGTTGAACATCGGGGCATTGATCTTGTGGAGTTCGCGGAACTCGTCAATCGCTTCCCGGCAACCACTCCAGGCCAGATAGTCATCCACAACGACGAACCCGCCAGGGACGACGTTCTGATAGAGCGGCTTAAGAACATCCATGGTCGATTCGTACAAATCGCCGTCCAGCCGCAGTAACGCCAGTTTCCCCGGGTTGGCATGTGGGAGTGAATCACAGAACCAGCCTTTAAGAAACCTGACGTTCTCGTCGAGCAGGCCAAATCGTTCGAAGTTCGCGGAGACCGTTTCAATCGAGACCTTGAGGAAGTCGCATTCGGAAAGATCGTGCCGCTTATCTTTGGTATCCGGGGCCAATCGCGGTTTGGGCAACCCTTCAAAAGAGTCAGCCAGCCATAATTGACGATGGCCTTCGCCCAGATGATTCAGTAGAGCCTTCATGAACATGCTGGCACCGCCACGCCAGACGCCCGCTTCGAGAATATTCCCAGGGATCTGTTCGGCCGCAATGGTGCGGATGGCGACTTCGAGTTGATCGAGCCGTCGTTTTCCGACCATGGAGTAGCCAAACAGAGGCCAGTCTGTTCCCAGTTCTCGTTTTTTGGCATCGAAGTGCTGGGCTTTCACGACCAGATAGCCGCGTTTCGCCCAGCTCTTGAGGAAGAACTGTCTTAGAGATTTCAGAGGACGGAACTTATCGCGGTGATAACCATCTTCACGGCGCCAGGCACTTTCTTCGTAGACAGCCCCGGTGAGCACATTTTTCAGCAGTTCAATATAAGGGTCAGTACCAGCGACACCCGTCAAGGGTGGCATATCCGTCAATGGCGCTGCCAGATGGGACATCGCAGTTTCCGTAGTCTCAACGTGGTTGGGCATTTCTGTCATCGTGACGACGACAGCAGGCTGAAGTCCGTCTTCATGCTGAAGCGGGACTTCATACAGCGAATCGCCAATTTCTCCAATATCAGAAATTGAGACAGTTTAGACGTGAAGACAGTTTAGAACCTGGTACGTAGTCCGTGAGCCTGAAAGCTCTCGTCTCTGGTCGACCTGAAGTCGCGACATTCAGGAGACATCGGCCTTGATGGCAGTCGGCGGCGCCAGTGGCTGCTGGGCCGCTGCCGGTGAGTTGGCTGGCGAAGTCGATTTTCCTTTTTCGGAAGGATCCGATGAGCCTCGATCTTTTCGCCGTTGATCTCTTTGTGGCTGATCTTTTGCAGGCTGATTGAGTGGCTCCAGAGCCGAGGCAGGTGTGCCCGCAGGACGTGGTTGAGGATAGGTCACACTTTTCACTGAAGTGGGATGCAGCAATCGCTGAGATTCCTCCAGGAGAAAATCGACATCCATAAATGGATCTGCGCCCAGATCATGCCAGCGGATCAGGCCTTGTCCATCGATCAGGAACGTGCCATGGATGGGCTGGTTTTCGAAGTCATCGTACGCTTTGAACCGTTTGAAAACTTCCAGGCTGTCGTCGCTCAGGAGGGGCATCGAGATCTGTGAGCCAAAGCGATCAATCGACTTTTTGAGGTCACTCAGATCGTCCGTACTGATGGCCACCACTGAGATTCCAGCAGCTTGAAAATCATTGACCTTCGGGAGAAATTTCTGGATCTGCTCGACACAGTGCAGGCAGCCGGCCCCCAGATAAAAGATAACGATGGTCGGTTTGCCACGATAATCGCGACTGGAAACCGTACTGATTTCAGTGGAACCTGGGAGATGGCCGGGAAGCTGCCAGGCGGCACTCGCAGGAGGAACCCACTGGATGGGCCCTAACGAGGCGAGTGTCGGACGGGCACCGATATCTGTCGGCAGAATACGGGAAATTCGCCAGTCGTCGGCAAAGCCCCAGGCTCGCGCCTTGTTCGAAATTCGCTGCAGGGCGGGAGCGTCGAGATCAGCACTATGCGCCACCGCACGAAGCTCTTCAAAACGAGTCCTGGCGGCCGCTTCATCATTGAGATCGATCAGTAACTCCACCAGCCACGCCAGCGGCAAGACTTCTTCGGCATGCTGACTGACATACTTTTCGAGTTCCTTCCGGGCTTCTTCTTTCTGTCCTGCTGCCAGCCTCAACCGGGCCAGTTCTCGCGCACTGGCACCTCCGGCTGTGTTCAACTTGCGAATGGCTTCGGCGTACTCCCCTTTTCGTGCCAGTTCGATTGCCGTGATTTCATCAATGGCCCGATCAAGTTGCCTTAGTGTTTCATCCGTGGATCGAACGGCCGACTTGCGAGCCGATTCGATCGCTTTTTCATCGCGAGGTTTGCCCGGCTCTTTAGCCAGAACCCTGGCTTCTGCCCGCGTCATCTCCAGTTCGCGATCCTCAGCCAGTCGCTCACGCCAGCCGCGAATGATGGCACTGGTTTCGTTGAATTTCGCGAGATGATCTGTCGCATCGTAAGCGCGGGCCAGGGCTCTCAATCGCTTGATCTGTTCCGGAGTATGACCTGTCGGCGAAAGAACCGATTGATGGGCCGATTCAATCAGCTTTTCCCAGAGTTCAAACTGGGAGTACGCCTCCCACAGTCGCAAACGCCCGAAATGCTGGCTGCCATTGCTGGGAAAGCGGTTGTATTTGGGGTGCATAGGCATCGAGGCCATATTGCTGGCGACATTAATGACGTCGTGCATCCGCCCCAGAAAGATCAGATTTCGGCACAGCCACTCGTTGTTGTGGGCAAAATTATGAATCTGGTCGGGCATCACCATGTCACGCATCATGTAAGCATGATCCACCCTCGCTGAAGCCTCCTGTTGGAAGGCGGCATCGGCATATCGTTTCAGCCCCGAATAGATGTGCCCCGGCATATGCCACATATGGGCAATCCCGGGGGCGACCTGACCACACTGCGCCGCCGAAGCCAATGCCTGTTCGCGACGTTCGTAATCCCACAAATGGATGACGAAATGATGGCAGGGATGCTGCGGATTTTTGGCGAGAATCGAATCCAGCAAAGCACTCATGGCCAGATGATTGGTAATTGGCAGATCATTCCGCACCTGCCAGGTCTGCAATGCCAGGAAGGCCTTGGCTTCGAGATCAGCAGGGTTCTCATAGACGATCTTTTCGTAGTCTTTGATGCTCTTTTGAGCCCGTTCTCGCTTTTTGTCACCTTCGCCTTTGGTATCAAAGGCATACCAGTTCGCAAGGGCATCGATATACAGCTTTTCGCGAGGGCTGGCCTGCTCTTTGCGTTTCACGGCCTCTTCAATGAACTTCCTGGCACGGGTTTCATTATTGGTATTGGCCATCGCCATGCCCCAATAGGCAATCGCACAATCGGGATCAAGTTGAGCAGCCTGCCGGAAGGATCGTTCGGCTTCAAAATACCAGAAGCCATGAAGTTGGCCGACACCCTGATTGATCCATGCCTGTACCTGGCTGTGCTGACTCGTCACAGGAAAGTGGATCTGCCCCGTCGTTCCCATCAGGTACGCAGCTTGCCTGGGGCCCTGATCGAAGGCATCGCCATGGTAGGAATGCCCTGCAACAACAGCATTCTCTGGCGCTACAGCACTGGCCGGAATTTCGGCAGCGTTCAAAGAAACCGAAGTATCAGCAACCCATGCTTCCCATCGAGGGGTTACCCAGAAAGCAGCAGCCAGACATGTGACCGTGACGCCGAAACGAAAAGGGGAACGTGAATGGTGCAGCAGGTGGGAAGTATGCGACATGGATCGCTTCCGGGAATGGCGGGGAAATCAAGAGGTGTCATCAATTCGGCGATTCTGAAAAATCGACAGAATCAGGCCGATGAAAAAAGTATATCCCCAGGCGGGGACATTGCTGTTTGAATCTGGCAGGAAATGAGCGAATCCTGCAGACCGTCTTCCGGCTCAATGATCACCAAGTATTCAAAGCATCACCTGTCTGGGAATGCAAACCAGGTGATGCTTCGTGATCAAAGGATTTGAGAACATTGCCCTTGTTGAACATAAGGCAAAAGTCCTGA is a window of Planctopirus limnophila DSM 3776 DNA encoding:
- a CDS encoding TylF/MycF family methyltransferase; the encoded protein is MSHLAAPLTDMPPLTGVAGTDPYIELLKNVLTGAVYEESAWRREDGYHRDKFRPLKSLRQFFLKSWAKRGYLVVKAQHFDAKKRELGTDWPLFGYSMVGKRRLDQLEVAIRTIAAEQIPGNILEAGVWRGGASMFMKALLNHLGEGHRQLWLADSFEGLPKPRLAPDTKDKRHDLSECDFLKVSIETVSANFERFGLLDENVRFLKGWFCDSLPHANPGKLALLRLDGDLYESTMDVLKPLYQNVVPGGFVVVDDYLAWSGCREAIDEFRELHKINAPMFNIDGTGVYWRVPQAQPSVAAA
- a CDS encoding redoxin domain-containing protein, which translates into the protein MSHTSHLLHHSRSPFRFGVTVTCLAAAFWVTPRWEAWVADTSVSLNAAEIPASAVAPENAVVAGHSYHGDAFDQGPRQAAYLMGTTGQIHFPVTSQHSQVQAWINQGVGQLHGFWYFEAERSFRQAAQLDPDCAIAYWGMAMANTNNETRARKFIEEAVKRKEQASPREKLYIDALANWYAFDTKGEGDKKRERAQKSIKDYEKIVYENPADLEAKAFLALQTWQVRNDLPITNHLAMSALLDSILAKNPQHPCHHFVIHLWDYERREQALASAAQCGQVAPGIAHMWHMPGHIYSGLKRYADAAFQQEASARVDHAYMMRDMVMPDQIHNFAHNNEWLCRNLIFLGRMHDVINVASNMASMPMHPKYNRFPSNGSQHFGRLRLWEAYSQFELWEKLIESAHQSVLSPTGHTPEQIKRLRALARAYDATDHLAKFNETSAIIRGWRERLAEDRELEMTRAEARVLAKEPGKPRDEKAIESARKSAVRSTDETLRQLDRAIDEITAIELARKGEYAEAIRKLNTAGGASARELARLRLAAGQKEEARKELEKYVSQHAEEVLPLAWLVELLIDLNDEAAARTRFEELRAVAHSADLDAPALQRISNKARAWGFADDWRISRILPTDIGARPTLASLGPIQWVPPASAAWQLPGHLPGSTEISTVSSRDYRGKPTIVIFYLGAGCLHCVEQIQKFLPKVNDFQAAGISVVAISTDDLSDLKKSIDRFGSQISMPLLSDDSLEVFKRFKAYDDFENQPIHGTFLIDGQGLIRWHDLGADPFMDVDFLLEESQRLLHPTSVKSVTYPQPRPAGTPASALEPLNQPAKDQPQRDQRRKDRGSSDPSEKGKSTSPANSPAAAQQPLAPPTAIKADVS